The following are encoded together in the Candidatus Tumulicola sp. genome:
- a CDS encoding Glu/Leu/Phe/Val dehydrogenase, with amino-acid sequence MATPTREVSVFGDAIAYFMEAADLLELDAGMRRILTIPARQIIFAIPFQRDSGEFEVYTGYRVQFSFARGPAKGGIRYHPGVTLDEVTALAFWMTWKCAVVDLPFGGGKGGVTCDPGSLSMNELERITRRYAAELVEVVGPDKDVPAPDVNTTPQIMAWFMDTYSMHVRQNTPGVVTGKPIEIGGSRGRVEATGRGVTICALDEMNEIGLRPEEARIAIQGFGNVGRYAAKLFEERGCKIVGISDVTGAYYNADGIYIGGAMAHVGQHGTLEGFKGGDKITNAELLASDCDVLVPAALEKVFTAETAPKVKAKLIVEGANGPTTPEADRIFKEKGITVIPDIMANAGGVTVSYFEWVQDRMGFFWRESEVNQRLEEALLENLHEIRSIASSRNATLRTAAYTLAIDRVVKALKLRGIYA; translated from the coding sequence ATGGCGACGCCCACGCGTGAGGTTTCGGTTTTCGGCGATGCTATCGCCTACTTTATGGAGGCGGCGGATCTCCTCGAACTCGACGCCGGAATGCGGCGGATTCTCACCATCCCAGCTAGACAAATCATCTTCGCAATCCCGTTTCAACGCGATTCCGGCGAATTCGAAGTGTACACCGGATATCGCGTACAATTTAGCTTCGCGCGCGGCCCGGCAAAGGGCGGCATTCGTTACCATCCGGGCGTAACGCTCGATGAAGTTACGGCGCTTGCGTTTTGGATGACGTGGAAGTGCGCCGTCGTCGATCTGCCGTTCGGCGGCGGTAAAGGCGGAGTCACCTGCGACCCGGGCTCGCTCTCGATGAACGAACTCGAACGAATCACTCGCCGCTATGCGGCCGAACTGGTCGAAGTTGTGGGACCCGATAAGGACGTCCCGGCGCCCGATGTCAACACGACGCCGCAAATCATGGCGTGGTTCATGGATACGTACTCGATGCACGTTCGCCAAAACACGCCCGGTGTCGTTACCGGCAAGCCGATCGAAATCGGCGGCTCGCGCGGCCGCGTCGAGGCCACCGGCCGCGGCGTCACGATCTGCGCGCTCGACGAGATGAACGAGATCGGTTTGCGTCCGGAAGAGGCGCGCATTGCCATTCAAGGCTTCGGAAACGTCGGCCGCTATGCGGCTAAACTGTTTGAGGAGCGTGGCTGCAAGATCGTCGGCATATCCGACGTTACCGGCGCGTACTACAACGCAGACGGGATTTACATCGGCGGTGCGATGGCGCACGTCGGCCAGCACGGTACCCTCGAAGGTTTCAAGGGCGGCGATAAAATCACCAACGCCGAGCTGCTCGCGAGCGATTGCGACGTGCTCGTTCCGGCCGCGCTCGAAAAGGTGTTCACGGCCGAAACGGCCCCGAAAGTAAAGGCCAAGCTGATCGTCGAGGGCGCTAACGGCCCGACCACGCCGGAAGCCGACCGCATCTTCAAAGAAAAAGGCATCACCGTCATTCCCGATATCATGGCGAATGCCGGCGGCGTCACCGTCTCGTATTTCGAGTGGGTGCAAGATCGTATGGGATTTTTCTGGCGCGAGAGCGAGGTCAATCAGCGTCTAGAAGAAGCGCTGTTGGAGAACCTGCACGAGATTCGCTCCATCGCAAGTTCGCGCAACGCGACGCTACGCACCGCAGCCTACACGCTGGCAATCGACCGGGTCGTCAAGGCACTCAAGCTGCGCGGCATCTACGCCTAA
- a CDS encoding efflux RND transporter permease subunit: MFLTRPVLAVVCSLIILIGGGVVIPVLPIAQYPQIAPPVVTVSATYVGASPQAVEAQVTTPIEQAVNTVQGLRYISSTSAQGISSITLTFTLETNLDIAAADVQNAAQTALGQLPSSVQQLGITVSKNAGTFVMGIALTSDNKDIDTLQLSNYAQLNIVNNLSRVSGVSGIRIFGQRQYAMRIWLNPVALAQQGLDVGDVISSLQEQNVAIGVGSIGSPPQPKTQAHTYTVNAVTQLSTPEEFSNIILRQNLNGGYTRIRDVGRVELGAQDYSSALRFDGESKVVGLGVQQYPTANALDVSKATLAQMNQLAKAFPPGVHWTVAFSTTTFVQESIKEVVITLLLSIFLVVLVIYVFLQDPKSTLIPAVTIPVSLIGTFFVMKIFGFSINTITLFGLTLATGLVVDDAIVVIENIARHIEMNKGKKSALESAAEAMTEIQSAVIASSLVLLAVFIPVGFFPGTTGQLYKQFALTIAAAITISLFQALTLAPVLSARLLSGESESNFIFFRWFNHGLHRFREWYARQLPRAFRFRWFVAGAFALALAFTGFLFVSTPQAFIPDEDQGYFIILLQGPEGMSLQAEQAVSKRAEKIILAQPEVAHLFDVGGFSFSGAAPNRGIMFALLKPWGDRKCSFVSALTLQPCTHTVQSVLQRLNGAFYMQIPQAQIFGFNPPAINGVGTVGGFQFELEDRGNVGLDKLMLLAYQVMGTAAKDPRLTGVFTQFRNNSPQVQVDVDRNKAKAIGISLSDIFQTMEVELGSLYVNNFTYLNRAWQVDVQADAQFRKDIASLQQIYVHSGSQAPNIPTGSNPFATPPPGSGTTQTTATGVVMTPISALMKLKMVNGPPVITHYNLYRNIEMQGNSAPGHSSGEAITAMEDIAAKVMPQGVSYEWTGLQLDQIAAGPLAVLIFALGLVFVYLVLSAQYESFIDPLIVLLAVPAALFGALGFMNLRHFPIPFLFDPSLAQDAYAQVGYVMLIGLASKSAILIVEFANQQLREGATIVQAAMRAAQTRLRPILMTSIAFVVAVTPLVFASGAGNAARHSLGTVVFGGMLVSTFLNLAITPVLYVIIKSLESRGKPHRNGPALAGTDGSGSTQIAT; the protein is encoded by the coding sequence ATGTTCCTGACGCGCCCGGTGTTGGCCGTCGTATGCTCGCTGATCATCCTGATCGGCGGCGGCGTCGTCATCCCGGTGCTGCCGATCGCGCAATATCCGCAAATCGCGCCCCCGGTCGTCACCGTTTCGGCGACCTATGTTGGTGCCAGCCCTCAGGCGGTCGAGGCGCAGGTGACGACCCCGATCGAACAAGCCGTGAACACGGTTCAAGGGCTTCGCTATATCTCGTCGACCAGCGCTCAGGGCATCTCGTCGATCACGCTGACGTTCACGCTGGAAACCAATCTCGACATCGCCGCCGCCGACGTTCAGAACGCGGCGCAGACGGCGCTCGGGCAGTTGCCGAGCAGCGTTCAACAGCTCGGCATCACGGTTTCTAAGAACGCCGGCACGTTCGTCATGGGTATCGCGCTGACGTCCGACAACAAAGATATCGACACGCTGCAACTAAGCAACTACGCGCAGCTCAACATCGTCAACAACTTGTCGCGCGTATCGGGGGTCTCGGGCATCCGCATCTTCGGTCAGCGCCAGTACGCCATGCGCATCTGGCTCAACCCGGTCGCGCTCGCGCAACAGGGGCTCGACGTGGGCGACGTGATCAGCAGCTTGCAAGAGCAAAACGTCGCCATCGGTGTCGGCAGCATCGGTTCGCCCCCACAGCCGAAGACGCAGGCACACACCTACACCGTCAACGCGGTGACGCAATTATCGACTCCCGAAGAGTTCTCCAACATTATTTTGCGGCAGAACCTAAACGGCGGCTACACCCGCATCCGCGACGTCGGCCGCGTGGAACTGGGAGCGCAAGACTATTCGAGCGCGCTGCGGTTCGACGGTGAATCGAAGGTCGTCGGATTGGGCGTGCAGCAGTATCCCACCGCCAACGCACTGGACGTTTCGAAAGCGACACTTGCGCAGATGAACCAACTGGCGAAAGCGTTTCCGCCGGGCGTTCACTGGACGGTTGCGTTTAGCACTACCACCTTCGTGCAAGAGTCGATCAAAGAAGTCGTGATCACGCTGCTTCTATCGATCTTCTTGGTGGTGTTGGTCATTTACGTCTTCTTGCAGGACCCGAAGTCGACGCTGATTCCGGCCGTGACGATTCCCGTCTCGCTCATCGGAACGTTCTTCGTCATGAAGATTTTCGGTTTCTCGATCAATACAATTACGTTATTCGGGTTGACCTTGGCCACGGGACTGGTGGTCGACGACGCGATCGTCGTCATTGAGAACATCGCACGTCACATCGAGATGAACAAAGGCAAGAAGAGCGCGCTCGAGAGCGCGGCTGAAGCCATGACCGAAATTCAAAGCGCGGTCATCGCATCGTCGCTGGTTCTGCTTGCCGTGTTCATTCCGGTCGGCTTCTTCCCGGGTACCACGGGCCAACTGTACAAGCAGTTCGCCTTGACGATCGCCGCGGCGATCACCATCTCCCTGTTCCAAGCCCTGACGCTCGCACCGGTGCTTTCGGCGCGCTTGCTCAGCGGCGAATCCGAATCGAACTTCATCTTCTTCCGCTGGTTCAATCACGGCTTGCACCGTTTCCGCGAATGGTATGCGCGCCAACTTCCGCGGGCGTTCCGGTTCCGTTGGTTCGTCGCCGGCGCGTTCGCGCTAGCGCTCGCCTTCACCGGATTCTTGTTCGTCAGCACGCCGCAGGCGTTTATCCCGGATGAAGATCAAGGCTACTTCATCATCTTGCTGCAAGGCCCCGAAGGCATGTCATTGCAGGCCGAACAAGCCGTCAGCAAGCGCGCCGAGAAAATTATCTTGGCACAGCCCGAAGTCGCGCATCTCTTCGACGTCGGCGGCTTCAGCTTCAGCGGCGCCGCACCCAACCGCGGCATCATGTTCGCCTTGCTCAAGCCGTGGGGCGACCGTAAGTGCTCGTTCGTATCGGCGCTGACGTTGCAGCCCTGCACGCATACCGTTCAGTCGGTGCTGCAACGGCTCAACGGCGCCTTCTACATGCAGATTCCGCAGGCGCAGATCTTCGGATTCAATCCGCCCGCGATCAACGGCGTCGGCACGGTCGGCGGCTTCCAATTCGAATTGGAAGATCGCGGCAACGTCGGTCTCGATAAGCTGATGCTGCTGGCGTATCAAGTGATGGGCACGGCCGCCAAAGATCCGCGGCTCACCGGCGTGTTCACGCAATTCCGCAACAACTCACCGCAAGTGCAAGTCGACGTCGACCGAAATAAGGCTAAGGCGATCGGCATCTCGCTCAGCGATATCTTCCAAACGATGGAAGTCGAGCTGGGCTCGCTCTACGTCAACAACTTCACGTACTTGAACCGCGCCTGGCAGGTCGACGTTCAGGCCGACGCGCAATTCCGCAAAGACATCGCGTCGTTACAACAGATCTACGTACACTCCGGGTCGCAAGCGCCCAACATTCCCACCGGCAGCAACCCGTTCGCGACGCCGCCGCCGGGGTCCGGAACGACCCAGACCACCGCCACCGGCGTGGTGATGACACCCATCAGCGCCCTGATGAAGTTAAAGATGGTGAACGGCCCGCCGGTCATCACGCATTACAATCTGTATCGCAACATCGAAATGCAGGGTAACTCTGCGCCCGGGCACAGTTCGGGCGAAGCGATTACCGCCATGGAAGACATCGCCGCCAAAGTTATGCCGCAAGGCGTTAGCTACGAGTGGACCGGCCTGCAGCTGGATCAAATCGCAGCCGGACCGCTGGCGGTCCTGATCTTCGCGCTCGGCCTGGTCTTCGTGTACCTGGTGCTATCGGCGCAGTACGAAAGCTTCATCGATCCGTTGATCGTGCTGCTGGCGGTCCCGGCAGCGCTCTTCGGCGCGCTGGGCTTCATGAATCTGCGCCACTTCCCGATTCCGTTTCTCTTCGATCCCTCACTTGCACAGGACGCGTATGCGCAGGTGGGCTACGTCATGTTGATCGGCTTGGCGAGCAAGAGCGCAATTCTTATCGTGGAATTCGCAAACCAGCAATTACGTGAGGGCGCTACCATCGTTCAAGCAGCGATGCGGGCGGCGCAAACGCGGTTGCGTCCGATCCTGATGACCTCGATCGCGTTCGTCGTGGCCGTAACGCCGCTGGTGTTTGCATCCGGCGCAGGCAACGCGGCCCGCCACTCGTTGGGCACCGTGGTTTTCGGCGGCATGTTGGTATCGACGTTCCTGAACCTGGCGATCACGCCGGTGCTGTACGTCATCATCAAGTCGCTCGAGTCGCGAGGTAAGCCGCATCGTAACGGCCCCGCGCTTGCTGGAACCGACGGTTCGGGTTCGACGCAAATAGCGACATAA
- the lipA gene encoding lipoyl synthase, which produces MAIEIDLLAANPATRIRKPAWLKVSLPAGDDYERVKAKVAGLSLHTVCKEAACPNLAECWGAGTATIMILGDTCTRGCRFCNVKTGNPRGQVDWLEPVRVADAVRDLGWRYLVLTAVDRDDLADGGALIFANTVREIHARVPGSKVEILSGDYRGDLRSLDIVMDAEPDVFAHNLETVRRLTPSVRDKRAGYDQSLRVLSYAKSRAPQHYTKTSLMLGLGETAGEVEAAMDDARSAGVDIFTMGQYLQPSKRHLPVHAFVTPEEFEAYGLLARGKGFHQVVSSPLSRSSYHAEQAFPA; this is translated from the coding sequence ATGGCTATCGAAATCGATCTCCTGGCCGCAAATCCGGCAACGCGTATTCGCAAGCCGGCGTGGCTTAAGGTCTCGCTTCCGGCCGGCGACGATTACGAGCGGGTCAAGGCGAAGGTTGCCGGACTCTCGCTTCACACGGTGTGCAAGGAAGCGGCGTGTCCGAATCTGGCCGAGTGTTGGGGAGCCGGAACGGCGACGATCATGATTCTCGGCGATACGTGTACGCGCGGCTGCCGCTTCTGCAACGTGAAGACCGGAAATCCGCGCGGCCAAGTGGATTGGCTGGAGCCGGTACGCGTGGCGGATGCGGTGCGAGACCTCGGCTGGCGCTATTTAGTGCTCACGGCCGTCGACCGCGACGATCTTGCCGACGGCGGGGCGCTGATTTTCGCCAACACTGTGCGCGAGATTCACGCTCGCGTGCCTGGATCGAAGGTCGAAATCCTGAGCGGCGACTATCGCGGCGACCTTCGATCTCTCGATATCGTGATGGACGCCGAGCCCGATGTCTTCGCGCATAACCTGGAGACGGTTCGGCGACTCACGCCCTCGGTACGCGACAAGCGCGCCGGATACGATCAATCGTTGCGCGTGCTGTCGTACGCAAAGAGCCGCGCTCCACAGCATTACACGAAGACGTCATTGATGCTAGGACTGGGCGAGACGGCCGGAGAGGTCGAGGCCGCGATGGACGACGCCCGCTCGGCCGGCGTCGATATCTTTACAATGGGGCAGTATCTGCAGCCGAGCAAACGGCATCTACCCGTCCACGCCTTCGTAACGCCGGAGGAATTCGAAGCCTACGGGCTCCTGGCGCGCGGCAAGGGCTTCCATCAGGTGGTCTCCAGCCCGCTTTCGCGCAGCTCGTATCACGCCGAGCAAGCATTTCCCGCCTGA
- the lipB gene encoding lipoyl(octanoyl) transferase LipB: MPNRRRPPLLKPNAQSATTARLIDLGTCRYAATLDLQRRVHAEVRDGRAPDTWIVVEHLPVVTLGRQAKGEHVLIDRVELARRGIDLVAIERGGDVTYHGPGQLVVYPIRRLERFREVVPLVRALEGAAIDACARFGVKAERWSEHAGVWVGGNQICAIGLAIREMTSLHGIAFNVTTALDYDQLIVPCGLPARGITSLARESAMPVSVAAAKRALLEELARTFDVRFEAYETALAC, encoded by the coding sequence TCCGCGACGACTGCCAGGCTGATCGATCTCGGAACCTGCCGGTACGCTGCGACGTTGGATCTCCAACGCCGCGTACACGCCGAGGTCCGAGACGGACGCGCGCCCGACACTTGGATCGTCGTCGAGCATTTGCCGGTCGTGACGCTCGGCCGCCAAGCAAAAGGCGAGCACGTGCTGATCGACCGCGTGGAACTCGCGCGCCGCGGCATCGACCTGGTCGCAATCGAACGTGGCGGCGACGTGACGTATCACGGACCGGGACAGTTGGTCGTCTATCCCATTCGCCGTCTCGAACGCTTCCGCGAAGTCGTGCCGCTAGTGCGCGCGCTCGAGGGCGCCGCGATCGACGCATGCGCGCGCTTCGGCGTGAAGGCCGAACGATGGAGCGAACACGCCGGCGTTTGGGTCGGCGGCAATCAGATATGTGCGATCGGCCTGGCGATTCGGGAGATGACTTCGCTGCACGGCATCGCGTTTAACGTAACGACCGCCCTGGATTACGACCAACTGATCGTTCCCTGCGGTCTTCCGGCACGCGGCATCACCTCGCTCGCCCGCGAGAGCGCGATGCCGGTCTCGGTCGCCGCTGCCAAGCGCGCTCTCCTCGAAGAACTGGCACGCACGTTCGACGTACGTTTCGAAGCGTACGAAACGGCTCTGGCCTGCTAA